The sequence ATCTGTATCAATTGTATCAGGATCAAAACCTGCTAGACCTAAAATGACTGCTTTACCAGAGCCATGGCCAATACCTGTTTGTCCTAAAGAGCCAAATAACTCTACTTTTACTTCTGTTACTTTGCTAATTAAATCTTGTTGTTGTAATGACTTCACAAATAAGCGTGATGCACGCATAGGTCCCACTGTGTGAGAAGATGACGGACCTATTCCAATGCTAAACATATCGAATGCACTGATCATAAAAATTCTCTTAATACCTAGAACGGATTAATAATTATAACGTATTAAATTGAATTATATTCATATAAACCGATTGTATTTATTTATCAATATCATAAAAAATATTAAAGAAATAATTTGGGCTTTACTATACAACAGAGGAATAGAAGTCAGTATTTGTAGAGGATACTTGTTCTATAAGGTTTAATATGATTTGAGCTGTAGCACCCCATAAAAGGCCATACTCAGTCATATAGCCTTTTAAAACAATGGGTTGTTGGTTTCTTGTGAAATTAAGGTCAACCCAATTAGCTCTTTGGGTGAGTTTATGAAAAGGTAAGAAAAAAGTATCGGACACCTCAGTTAACTGTGGTTTCAAAGAGAAGTTAGAGTCTATCTGTCCAACATAAGGTTTTATCTCAAAACCTGTTAATGTCCAATAGCTATTCATTTGACCAATTAAATTAATTTCATGTTCAGGGATCCCGAGTTCTTCTTTGGTTTCTCTAAATGCCGTGGCTTTAAGTGAAGTATCTTGTTGCTCAAATTTACCGCCAGGAAAACAAATTTGCCCTGGGTGATGTTTTAAATAACTTGGGCGCTTACATAATAATACATGTAGTTTTCCATCAATATCACAAAGGGGAACAAGTACTGAGCTTTTAACTGCATTATGTGGATATCCATGATCGCCCACTAACGCGTTTAGTTGAAACTGGGGTATAAACTTCTGAATATTCACATTTAGCCTTAAATTTTTGAGCATTAAACCGTTGCTTTTAATAATCAGTATCACATATTAGTAAGCTAAATGTAATGCGGTTATCTATATAACAAGAGTTAATTCAAAGTAATTTAAGCGTTTATGCTACTTAATACAGGTAATATTTTATGCACTTTATCAAAGGTTTCTTGATATTCAGCATCAGCGGTAGAATCAGCAACTATGCCGCCGCCAGCCCAACAGTGAATTTGATTAGATTCTTTATCGCATATTAAAGTACGTATGGTAATACTGGTATCCATGTTGCCACAGGCACTTATATATCCGATCGACCCACAGTATATTGAACGTCTATGAGGTTCGAGTTCTTCAATAATCTGCATAGCGCGTATTTTAGGGGCGCCTGTAATTGAACCACCAGGAAATGCAGCTTCTAATTGATCTATAGCGGTTTTGTCTTCGGCTAATTTTGCAGTAACTGTGCTTACTAAATGATGAACTGCAGCAAAACTTTCTATTTGAAAAATAGCCGGAACCTTCACGCTGCCAGGGGAGGCGACCTTTCCTAAATCATTACGCAATAAGTCAACTATCATCACATTCTCTGCGCGATCTTTTTCAGAGTTTTCAAGCTGAAGTGCATTATTGTGATCAATAACAGGATCATTACTTCTTGGCAATGTGCCTTTAATCGGTTTAGTTTCAATTAATCTATCTTTGATTTGAATAAAACGCTCAGGAGATACTGACAAAATACTGCCTTTAGGGTGATTTAAATAGGCAGAAAAAGGCGCTTTGTTTTCTTCCCTTAGTTTTAAGTATGCATCCCAAGGCTCACCTTGATACTGAGCACTGAACCTTTGCGCTAAATTAATTTGATAGCAATCACCTGATTTTAGGTAATTTTGTACGCAGTCAAAGTTTTTTGTGTATTGGCTTTTACTCATATTAGCTTGCCATTGTGACGCTAATTTAAAACTCTTAACCGGAACAGTTGTTGATAAAAATGATTCATATAAAGCAAAGCGATTAAAATCAGGCTGGGATATAAAAAACCATTTATTAGTTTTGTGGTCAAAGATAAGTGCATCAGGATATAGACCAACAGCCATATCTGGTAATGAAATGTCATTAATTGCATCATTGTCAATATTTTCGATGTATCGACCTAAGTCATAAGAAAAATGACCTAATAAACCACCACTAAAAGGTAAATCAAAAGGCGCCTTCAGTGCTGAGAAGCTTTGTAATTGTGTTTTAAGTAATTTAAAAGGCGAAGACTGGCATAATTCATTATTGACAAAACATTGACCATTACGCGCTTCAATTGTTTTCAGCGGACTGAAAGCAATCACATCAAATCGATTGTTAATGTGGTTAGGATTGGCTGAATCTAAAAAAACGGCCCAAGGCTGTGCACTAAATTTTGAAAAAACTTCACAGCTTGTATCTGAGATGTGTAATTCTCTACAGATTAATTGTTCTTTATTCATTAACAGTCTTTTACTTTAAATATATAGCGTAAATAAGATGGAGGGGTATTATACTGATAGAAGTAAAAGATGCGAGTTTAGTCTCTTGCGCTTTTGTCATTAATTAATTTCAAAGAGATTTTTCTAAAATTTATTACACCTTGGCCTAAGTTAAGTTAAAATATAGAAAATTGAAAAACAAGCCACCGTCACTGGCCAACAAAGGATACAGTATGACCATTATTCGTCAGCAAGATTTAATCGATAGTATTGAAGACGCTTTACAATATATCTCTTTTTACCACCCTTTAGATTTTGTTCAAGCACTTGAAAAAGCATATCACCGTGAAGAAAGTAAAGCGGCAAAAGATGCGATAGCACAAATTTTGATTAACTCTCGTATGTCAGCTGAAGGTAAACGTCCATTATGTCAAGATACTGGCATAGTAACGTGTTTTGTTAAAGTTGGTATGGATGTTAAGTGGGATAAAACTGATTTAACAGTTCAGCAAATGGTTGATGAAGGTACACGTCGCGCATATTTAAATCCTGATAACCCTTTACGTGCTTCTATTGTTGCAGATCCTGCTGGCGCACGTAAAAATACAAAAGATAATACACCATCTGTTGTGCATGTAGATTTAGTTGCTGGTTCTGAAGTAGAAGTTATGATCGCTGCTAAAGGCGGCGGTTCAGAAAATAAAACAAAAATGGTTATGCTTAACCCTTCAGATGATGTTGCTGCTTGGGTTGAAAAAACATTACCAACGATGGGCGCAGGTTGGTGTCCACCAGGTATGTTAGGTATAGGCATTGGCGGTACTGCTGAAAAAGCAGCTGTATTGGCAAAAGAGTCATTAATGGATCCTGTTGATATTCATGAGCTTATGGAACGTGGTGCACAAACAACGGAAGAAGAAATGCGTTTAGACATTTTTGAACGTGCTAATAAACTAGGTATAGGCGCTCAAGGTCTTGGTGGTTTAACGACAGTTGTTGATATTAAAATCAAAACAGCACCAACACATGCTGCTTCAAAACCAGTTGTGATGATCCCTAACTGTGCTGCGACGCGTCATGTGCATTTCACATTAGACGGTTCAGGTGCCGCTGATTTAAAAGCGCCTAAGTTAGAAGATTGGCCTGAAGTGACTTTTGAAGTAGGTGAAGATACGCGCCGTGTTAATTTAAATACATTGACCAAAGAAGATACCCAAGAATGGAAAATGGGTGAAACAGTATTGTTATCAGGTACTATTTTAACAGGTCGTGATGCAGCACATAAGCGTTTACAAGATATGATCAATTCAGGTAAAGGTTTACCTGAAGGCGTAGACTTTGATAATAAATTTATTTATTACGTAGGCCCAGTAGATGCTGTTGGTGATGAAGCAGTAGGTCCTGCGGGCCCTACAACTGCAACACGTATGGATAAATTTACTGACTTAATGCTAGAAAAAACCGGCATTGTTGGCATGATAGGTAAAGCAGAACGTGGTCCTGCGACAGTTGAGTCTATTAAGCAAAATAAATCAGTTTACTTAATGGCTGTAGGCGGCGCTGCTTACTTAGTATCTAAAGCAATCAAAAAAGCGCGTGTTGTTGCATTTGAAGACTTAGGTATGGAAGCTATTTATGAGTTTGAAGTTGAAGACATGCCAGTTACAGTGGCTGTAGATAGTGAAGGCTCTAATGCGCATACCCAAGGCCCTGCAATTTGGAAGGCTAAAATTGAAGAGTTAGACTCTAAACTTAAGTCTTAATTAAAGATTTAATATATGAAAAATAAAAGCGCTACGGCGCTTTTATTTTATGCGAAATAAAAAAGGGATAAAAATGAAAAAAGTATTCGCTTTATCACTGCTTACTGGCACAGTTATCACTGTTGCTCAGGCACAAGAGACAACAAAAGAAGCATTCACAGTTGAAAAGTTAAACTCATTAAATTCTGTTCATAGTATGAGTGTTTCTCCTGATGGTTCTAAGCTAGTTTATGCTTTAAAAACACAATCAGGCAGTGATTTATATTTAAAAGACTTAGTATCCAGTACAAAAGATAAAAAGCTAACATCGCATCCTGCAACAGAATCAGATGTCATTTGGACTAATGACAATAATAGTATTATATTTTTAGCTAATAGAGCTGAGTCGACTCAGGTTTGGCAATTAAAATTAAATGGTGGCGAAGCACAAGCTTTGACTGATTTAGCTTTAAGTGTAAATGGCTATAAGCTGTCACCTGATAATAAAAAGTTAGCATTGGCATTAGAAGTATTCCCAACTTGTAAAACAATCAAGTGTTCTGTTGATAAAAAGCACGAACTTGAAAATGTAAAACATACAGCAAAAGTGTATAAACAATTACCTGTACGTCATTGGGACACTTGGAAAACTGAATTTAGAAGTCATATATTTGTTACCGATATATCAGCTAAAGCAGCAGTTCAAGCAATAGACTTAACACCTGACTGGGATACCGATATTCCAGCCAAACCTTTTGCGGGTATGGAAGAGGTCACTTTTACACAAGACAGTCTGAATGTTGTATTTTCTGCTAAAGCACCCAGTAAAGATCAAGCTTGGACAACAAACTATGATTTATTCAAAGTATCGATTGAAGGTGGTGAAGTTGAAAATTTGACTCCAGAGAATAAAGCATGGGATTCTCAACCTGCATTTTCTGCTGATGGTCGTTTTATGGTTTATCTCGCCATGAAAAAACAAGGTTTTGAAGCTGATAAATTCTCTTTAATGCTAAAAGATTTAAAAACCTCTGAATTAAAAGAAATCGCGCCTCTTTGGGATCGTAGTGTTTCTAGCTTTACTTTTGCACCAAATAATCGTGCTGTATATGTTGTTGCACAAGATATAGGTCAAAAAAGTATTTATGAGATCAGTACTAATTTTGGCGATGTGAGAAAAATATATTCAGATGGTAGTGTTGGAGACTTACATTTAGCAGGCAGTAAAATAATATTTAGTCGCCATGCTTTAAATTCACCAAAAAATATATTCTCAATTAACCGAGATGGTTCAGATTTACATCAGTTAACTGATATTAATAAAGATAAATTAGCTAATGTTCAATTTGGTGAGTTTGAACAGTTTAACTTCCCGGGTTGGAATGATGAAAAAGTACATGGTTATTTTGTTAAACCATGGAACTATGATGCTGATAAAGTTCAACAAGGTGAAAAATATCCAATTGCATTTTTAGTACACGGTGGACCTCAAGGTTCATTTGGTAATTTGTTTAGCTCTCGTTGGAATGCACAATTATGGGCAGCGCAAGGTTATGGCGTTGTGATGATAGATTTTCATGGTTCAACGGGTTATGGACAAGATTTTACAGATTCAATCTCAAGAGATTGGGGTGGCAAACCGCTAGAAGACTTACAAAAAGGATTTGAGTTCATCACAAAACAACAAGCTTGGTTAGATGCAGACAATGCCTGTGCATTAGGGGCTTCTTACGGCGGTTATATGATGAATTGGATAGCAGGTAACTGGACTGAAGGTTTTAACTGTTTGATCAATCATGCAGGCTTATTTGATATGGATAGCTTTTATCAAAGCACAGAAGAACTTTGGTTCCCAGAGCATGATATGGGCGGTGCGTTTTGGGCTGATACCCATGATTATAAGAAATTCAATCCTGCTTCTTTTACTAAAAATTGGAAAACACCTATGTTAGTGATCCACGGTTTGAAAGATTACCGTGTACCATATGCGCAAGGTTTAGGTGCTTATACAACACTGCAACGTATGGGCATAGAATCTAAGTTGGTTATTTACCCAGATGAAAACCATTGGATCTTAAATAAAGATAATAGAGTTCATTGGTACGGTGAAGTTTTTGATTGGATGAAAAAACATACTCAAAAATAATCATTTCATGATTCAAACATTATAATTGAAAAAACCAATCTAAGTTTATTAGGTTGGTTTTTTATATAGTTATAACACAATTAAATTTGATATATATAACTGAAATATTTTCCCCCTGACGTGTTTGACGTGCATTAACTTCCTATTTGTCTGTTTTTACAGTTCTTTTAATTGATTAATTAGCCGAATCCTATAGGACTAGCATTAAACTTAACTTAAATATTTAATAAATATTCACCTTAATTTCATATGTATCTTTTATAAATTTTTAACCTTAATCTAGATCAAAAAGGCGCATAGTTTTATCTGAATTTAAGTGTTAGACTGCGCGCCAAATTTGTACCGTAATTATTTCATTTATAGAAAAAGGTTAAAAATCCAATGGTAACTGGCATTATATTGGCTCTGGTCGCAATCGCATTTATTTTGATTGTGATTGAAGATATCATTCATGTAAATAAAGCAAAAACAACATTATTTTTTGGTACTTTATGTTGGATTATTGCCTTTATCTCACCTATTAACGGTCAAACTACTGAAGCAGTACAGCACCAGTTAGATCATAACATCTTAGAAATAGCGACTTTATGGCTATTTTTAATGTCAGCGATGACATTTGTCGCGTATTTAAACTCGAAAGGGTTTATACAAAACTTAGTACATAGAGTGATGCCAAAACAGATCACAGAAAGAAAGCTGATGTTTTTAATTGGTTTAGCAGCTTTTTTATTCTCTTCTATATCAGATAATATTACTGCAACACTTATTTCTCTTGCTGTTGTTCTTTCACTCAAATTAGAAGCTAAAAAACGCATCAAATACGCAACTTTAATTATCTTTGCTGTAAATTCGGGTGGAGTATCATTGATCACAGGTGATGTAACAACGTTAATGATATTTTTAGCTGACAAAGTAACAATAGGGCATTTACTTTTATTAGTCGTGCCATCAGCTTTCAGTGTGCTGATCTTAGCGGGATTACTGTCATTGAACATGAATGGCACTTTAACATTTGAGGCGCAATCACATAGAAGAATCGAAAAAACAGATATTACAATTGCGGTAATATTCTTATCTACGATTACAGCAACTTTGCTTTTAAGCGTAATGTATCAAGTACCGCCTGTTCTGACTTTCTTATTTGGTTTATCTTTAATGTTTTTAGTTGCACAATTTTTAATGCGCAAGAAAGATGTGAATAAAAAAATTATCGATTATATACGTGAAATTGAATACGATACTTTACTGTTTTTTGTAGGTGTTTTATTACTTGTTGGCGCAATGAAAGAAGTTGGGGTATTAAATCAGTTTACGCATTTATATGAAATCTTAGCACCTGAGTATGCAAACTACTTAATGGGAATTTTATCTGCAGCAGTAGATAATGTGCCATTAACCGCTGCACTATTAAAAGCTGATATCGCGATGGATCCAAGACAGTGGCTTGCATTTACTTATGCTACAGGTGTAGGTGGCTCTATGCTGATAATTGGCTCAGCGGCTGGAATTATTGCTATGAGCAAGATTAAAGAGCTTACATTCCTAAGTTATTTGAAAATGAGCTTCCATTTATTAATCGCATATACAGTAGGTTACACTGGTGCATATTTAGCCGGATTCTTAATGCCAAACGTTTAATTTAATTTCAGCCAAATTAATTATTGACAGCTAGACGTCTAAAATGTAAATTTCAAGTCCCTACTATTTAGTAGGGTTTTATTTGAAGCATTTAATACTTCAAATAACAGAAGAGGAGCGGAAGCCAGGTATATTAGTGTGAGGAGCGGTATCCAGAGATCACTAATGAGGGGGACTTTCGCCGAGAGAAATGATTTCGCCGTGAAATTGCTTTTCGGTTTTTGAGGCTGAATCCTCAAAAATTGTCACCGAGTATTAAAGCTTAAATTTAAGTTTTAATAAGGTGGAGAGCTTCTGGCTGAGACATTTTATAGCCTTAATACTTTTAGTATCTAGATTTTAGTCCTGCCAAGTTCTCCTTATAAGTATTAGGAGATCCCATGAATTCATCTTATGTTGTAGCAAAGTTTGGTGGCACAAGTGTTGCCGATTTCGACGCTATGAGACGTTGCGCTCAAATTATTCAAAATAACACACAAGTGCGCTTAGTTGCAGTTAGTGCCAGTGCTGGTGTGACCAATCATTTAGTTGCATTATGTCAAAATGATTTAACTCAGGTTGAGCGAAATCAAAATATTGCACAAGTATGTGACATTCAAAATACGATATTGAAAAATATCACTTTAGATTTAGATTTAACTGATGGTTTTAATCAAACGCTTAATCAATTTAAAGAGCTTGCTAAAAATGATAACCCAAGTGAAAAAAACAAAGATGCTTTATTGAGCTTTGGTGAAAGGTTATCATCATATTTATTTACTCAAGTTTTACGAGGCATGGATATAAATGCGGTGCGTTTTGACGCAAGAGACGTACTTAAAACCGACAGTCAACATGGTAAAGCTACACCGAATATTTCAGCAACAAAAGATGCGGCATTAACAGAATTATACCCATTATTAGAATCAAATGTAGTTGTAACACAAGGATTCATAGGATCTGATCTCGAGGGCAATACCACAACTTTAGGGCGTGGCGGTTCTGATTATAGTGCTGCTTTATTTGCTGAAGCAATTGATGCATCGGCAATTCATATTTGGACAGATGTTGTCGGTATTTTCTCTACAGATCCTAGATTGT is a genomic window of Pseudoalteromonas sp. '520P1 No. 423' containing:
- the nhaD gene encoding sodium:proton antiporter NhaD, encoding MVTGIILALVAIAFILIVIEDIIHVNKAKTTLFFGTLCWIIAFISPINGQTTEAVQHQLDHNILEIATLWLFLMSAMTFVAYLNSKGFIQNLVHRVMPKQITERKLMFLIGLAAFLFSSISDNITATLISLAVVLSLKLEAKKRIKYATLIIFAVNSGGVSLITGDVTTLMIFLADKVTIGHLLLLVVPSAFSVLILAGLLSLNMNGTLTFEAQSHRRIEKTDITIAVIFLSTITATLLLSVMYQVPPVLTFLFGLSLMFLVAQFLMRKKDVNKKIIDYIREIEYDTLLFFVGVLLLVGAMKEVGVLNQFTHLYEILAPEYANYLMGILSAAVDNVPLTAALLKADIAMDPRQWLAFTYATGVGGSMLIIGSAAGIIAMSKIKELTFLSYLKMSFHLLIAYTVGYTGAYLAGFLMPNV
- the lysC gene encoding lysine-sensitive aspartokinase 3; this encodes MNSSYVVAKFGGTSVADFDAMRRCAQIIQNNTQVRLVAVSASAGVTNHLVALCQNDLTQVERNQNIAQVCDIQNTILKNITLDLDLTDGFNQTLNQFKELAKNDNPSEKNKDALLSFGERLSSYLFTQVLRGMDINAVRFDARDVLKTDSQHGKATPNISATKDAALTELYPLLESNVVVTQGFIGSDLEGNTTTLGRGGSDYSAALFAEAIDASAIHIWTDVVGIFSTDPRLCTKATPIAKLSFDEAAEMATFGAKVLHPATILPASRAGIPVFVGSSREPNEGGTWIEKEKSRHSGIRAVTQRKNQILLTLKSPEMLLASGFLAKVFTILAQYNISVDLVTTSEISVALTLDNAPNASRPELEQACLDLLSEFCHVTVENNLTLIALIGSQIQLQQQEVNLMQVLSDFDIRMICHGASKHNLCFLVEQSRSDHIVQSIHSRLLEA
- the pabB gene encoding aminodeoxychorismate synthase component I; the protein is MLMNKEQLICRELHISDTSCEVFSKFSAQPWAVFLDSANPNHINNRFDVIAFSPLKTIEARNGQCFVNNELCQSSPFKLLKTQLQSFSALKAPFDLPFSGGLLGHFSYDLGRYIENIDNDAINDISLPDMAVGLYPDALIFDHKTNKWFFISQPDFNRFALYESFLSTTVPVKSFKLASQWQANMSKSQYTKNFDCVQNYLKSGDCYQINLAQRFSAQYQGEPWDAYLKLREENKAPFSAYLNHPKGSILSVSPERFIQIKDRLIETKPIKGTLPRSNDPVIDHNNALQLENSEKDRAENVMIVDLLRNDLGKVASPGSVKVPAIFQIESFAAVHHLVSTVTAKLAEDKTAIDQLEAAFPGGSITGAPKIRAMQIIEELEPHRRSIYCGSIGYISACGNMDTSITIRTLICDKESNQIHCWAGGGIVADSTADAEYQETFDKVHKILPVLSSINA
- a CDS encoding CoA pyrophosphatase codes for the protein MNIQKFIPQFQLNALVGDHGYPHNAVKSSVLVPLCDIDGKLHVLLCKRPSYLKHHPGQICFPGGKFEQQDTSLKATAFRETKEELGIPEHEINLIGQMNSYWTLTGFEIKPYVGQIDSNFSLKPQLTEVSDTFFLPFHKLTQRANWVDLNFTRNQQPIVLKGYMTEYGLLWGATAQIILNLIEQVSSTNTDFYSSVV
- a CDS encoding S9 family peptidase; translation: MKKVFALSLLTGTVITVAQAQETTKEAFTVEKLNSLNSVHSMSVSPDGSKLVYALKTQSGSDLYLKDLVSSTKDKKLTSHPATESDVIWTNDNNSIIFLANRAESTQVWQLKLNGGEAQALTDLALSVNGYKLSPDNKKLALALEVFPTCKTIKCSVDKKHELENVKHTAKVYKQLPVRHWDTWKTEFRSHIFVTDISAKAAVQAIDLTPDWDTDIPAKPFAGMEEVTFTQDSLNVVFSAKAPSKDQAWTTNYDLFKVSIEGGEVENLTPENKAWDSQPAFSADGRFMVYLAMKKQGFEADKFSLMLKDLKTSELKEIAPLWDRSVSSFTFAPNNRAVYVVAQDIGQKSIYEISTNFGDVRKIYSDGSVGDLHLAGSKIIFSRHALNSPKNIFSINRDGSDLHQLTDINKDKLANVQFGEFEQFNFPGWNDEKVHGYFVKPWNYDADKVQQGEKYPIAFLVHGGPQGSFGNLFSSRWNAQLWAAQGYGVVMIDFHGSTGYGQDFTDSISRDWGGKPLEDLQKGFEFITKQQAWLDADNACALGASYGGYMMNWIAGNWTEGFNCLINHAGLFDMDSFYQSTEELWFPEHDMGGAFWADTHDYKKFNPASFTKNWKTPMLVIHGLKDYRVPYAQGLGAYTTLQRMGIESKLVIYPDENHWILNKDNRVHWYGEVFDWMKKHTQK
- a CDS encoding fumarate hydratase translates to MTIIRQQDLIDSIEDALQYISFYHPLDFVQALEKAYHREESKAAKDAIAQILINSRMSAEGKRPLCQDTGIVTCFVKVGMDVKWDKTDLTVQQMVDEGTRRAYLNPDNPLRASIVADPAGARKNTKDNTPSVVHVDLVAGSEVEVMIAAKGGGSENKTKMVMLNPSDDVAAWVEKTLPTMGAGWCPPGMLGIGIGGTAEKAAVLAKESLMDPVDIHELMERGAQTTEEEMRLDIFERANKLGIGAQGLGGLTTVVDIKIKTAPTHAASKPVVMIPNCAATRHVHFTLDGSGAADLKAPKLEDWPEVTFEVGEDTRRVNLNTLTKEDTQEWKMGETVLLSGTILTGRDAAHKRLQDMINSGKGLPEGVDFDNKFIYYVGPVDAVGDEAVGPAGPTTATRMDKFTDLMLEKTGIVGMIGKAERGPATVESIKQNKSVYLMAVGGAAYLVSKAIKKARVVAFEDLGMEAIYEFEVEDMPVTVAVDSEGSNAHTQGPAIWKAKIEELDSKLKS